The region aaatcttgacCGTGGAATTTCATGATTGCGTAACCTTTTATCGATACTCGTCTTGTCGGCTGTGATCGGAGAAACGCTCCCATCTccaaaatacatacaaatgACCTCTGAGGTCTGGCATGTTTCGCATGTCTGTCGACAGGTCCCGTCTTTAGCTCCGCCCCTTGATGGAAAACGCGCAGCGCATGGAGATACAAGATCCAGTATCAGAGCAGATCTTATCGGTCGCTAACGATGGAATTACCGACTCCAAATTGGGAtgattttcacaaaaatggaATAACATCGGATCTTGATCGGATGGATTGGCTACTTGTAAAAAGGCGAATGCGAGCACATGAATGTCAACGAAGTGGCTGGCAAATATTGGATCCACTTTCGACTTCACTGCcttcaaaatcaaagaaatataAAACTTTATGGAGCGAAGGGGAGGAAGAGATTCATACACGTTGTTCTGATTCGGCGTCGCCACCACCAACCATAAAAGGTCACGCAAAGAAAACGTGCCCCTTAAAAGTACCAGATGTAATTGCAGTCCAGAAAAAGAAGGTACATAAGATATAGCCAATGAAGGCCGACTATTAAATTGCCGAGAGTGAAATGACAGTTATTTTCTCCCTCATTTCAGTTTAAGGGAAATTTCACGGGTTGCCGATTTTGCCGTAATAATGGTGAATTAGAGTCTGTGTGGAAGTCACATAATTTGAAGGATTGGAATGGCAATTGCACGTGTCCTATCTTGAGAAAATACGTCTGTCCTTTATGTAAATTAACAGGTTCGTTTGGAATTATGCACAAATCTGCGTAAGTTTGGCCCTTTTAATAATGGTAAATGAAGAAGCGTATATCTTCAACtgaccaggggcggatctaggtaATTTGGAAGACTGGGATCCTGGAAGAACAAAGGAGGCATTTCTCCGATAAAGCAGCCAAGTCAAAGACTGCCAATGCGTTGACAGCGTGGTCCCGTCCTCAGATATTTTCGAAGAAACATCCTGGCAACAATTTCTGAGAGGATGAATGTCAAACGTATAAGTTTTACCGATCTCTGTCTTGATGAAAAGGGAAAGTAAGGGTGTGGACCCCGAGACCACCCCTAAATCCTCATAACTGTTGACAAAATTCTTAACGTTCGAAAGatatattgtatttcaagtACCAGTTAGttctatgtatatattttgctaatttaaTTTTCTAGGGGATGAGGCTCACACTACCTCGTACTGTAAGACAAAAAAGGTCGCGTCTctgaaagaaatatatcattccaaaTTTAACAGCGCTGGCAAGAAAGGATAGGCGAGCAGTGCGTTACACATCTGGAAAGTTTAGATCACGTTTTAGAATTGACGGCAGCCGATCCTTATGATTATCAGCTATGGAAAAttaatttcgatttttcaTAAAGAATAAGCTACATTTTGATTTAAAGACCTCATATTTTATATAACGTATCTTTAatataacatataaatatatatatacatgtccCACAAAACTGGGTCAATCTAATCTGTTGAATGTTAATACTTTGCGCGCGGTGTGTGTGATGTTGTGTGTGCTGGTCTGTCATCACTGCACCTGTGCATCTGCCGATTAACGGCACATTACATGCCCTATTAAGAAACATCTCAGGGTATGGAATAAGCATGAACGTTCTATactatatttgatattttataaaaatgttttacattCCCTACTTTTATTTAGCTAATAAAGATTTATGTACATGCAAAAGGTATTTCTGAAGTTCAGCAGATTTATGACCAGTTGAAAGCGGACGAGGATGTTATTCGAGTTCGAAATGTTCCGGTCAATGGTAAGAGGGTGATGAATATTCTATTCAGACTTTTTTCTAGAATCTTCGACGTGTGTTGGATTTAGGCATCGCATGGGTGAGACACAAAATAACGACAGTAAGACATTCTGCATTgtaataatttattcaatcgACACTACACGCGACAGTTATACACATaatatacatgaaaattaaaagtgaatcaataattgaaatgGACAGATAGGAAACGAACTCGGTGAATGTAAAAACATGTTGTGATCCACTCTCGCCTATTTGGACCGATTCACTGAGCAAAATAAAACTTCTccatatcatatatcacagatagaaaagaatatcCGAAACTAGTTCAAGTTTTCGGTTTGTTCCTTGTATTTCCAAGCTTCGCTCATAAACTTGGTTATTTGTGTATTATgtctatgaaaatataaacgcCGATCGGATCTGTCGACTGGCAGCTGAAAAAAGAGACATTAAATTTCACTACGAGGATCTAACAATGATTGagaaaattgatgaattaacgAATGAAACTCACCAGAGGAGTTGAGATCCAACCACAAACCTGAGCTTCAGTCTGGGGCATCGTAAACTTCTTAACAGGTTCTTGACGCGCTCTTCGAATgacttttaaaaagtgatcTACAAATACAGCGGAGCAAGGAAGTGGATGACAGAGCATGTTCGTGTGCTATCGGGGAATAGCCATAACCTTGAATGttgaatttcatgaaataacaattaattGAATGCTTACCATCTTCTTCTCCTTCTTCTGAATCATGCTTTGAATTTGGTTTGCCAGTTATGGTGTgcactgaaaatatcaaatttaaatttataagtgtGTGCAATGATGGCGTGTTATATTCTGCCAGGGCCTGCCAACTCGATAATCTCCGGGATCAATTTCACGAAGAAGTGTAATTTAAGAGtccatttcatttctttattgATTTAGTTTTAAGGCCTCAATCGATCTAAGAATTAATCCTTTTTGCGAAGCTGGATACAAAGCAAAAAAGGATTAGCCTAACTAAAAATTGGGTTTGGAACATTTTGGTCACAAAGTCAGAGGGTCTCGTCCCTCAGGCTCAGAGGTAGCTCCTGTAAAAACGATATGTTAATCCTGTGTCGTTATCTTTAGAAACAGGATtaacataaaatcatttttacatcCTAAATCCTACTAGGCTACACACAACTCAGACTGGCTGATTATATTAATTAGCGGGGTTTCATTTAGCCGGCGATACATCCCTTTTTGGTACGAGCCTGGGCTCTGCCCTCTATCAAGGCTAACTTGTGACATGTGTCCATGCCATGTGGGTCACTCacagcatcatcatcatcatttgacGGATCTTTAGAAGGCTTTTCAGCCTATTTTTATCCGTTTCGGTGTCTCACTTTGCCGTAAGACTAAAAAAATACACACGGACGGACAGTTTCAGTAACCCAGCCTTCGCGTTTGGAATAAGATAAGTCATACTACACGAAAGAAACATCATAATTCTATATTACTTACTTTTTCCGAAAGGATTGATACTGTAGTTTGTGTAGATCTTCTGATGTTTAGTCTCTTTATCAATCGTTTCACAAAGAATAGCATTTTGATGAACAAAATTCAGCGGATCTTTCTCCTTGGCCGCCATGTTGTTTATTGTTTCCTTGTTGCTAGGGCCGATACctaaaattaaacaaaataattcaatCGTCAGCCTATAATTAATGTTCAGCATTCATATTATCtaccaaaaatgaaatatttcatttcagacaTTCCAATGAAAAGctaaatgtttgaaataataagTAAGAAAATACGTTAAACAATTCCCAGGATTCCCTGTgacgccatcttggatttaaACTATTGTCTCGTTCagtttctgttgttgtttgtGTTCGCGTAAATCACTTTATAAAGCTGCTTGGCGATATCGTTTGCGGCTCAAAATATCTCGTGCATTTGGAACTAATAAGTAAGTTTATTTTGATATCTGATTTATTTAGACTCGTTGCAGGTGGAGTAAAATATAAGGGGCTTTTTTGTGTTTGTtcgacggacggacggactcCGATCCGATGAGTGTCAGTCAGCAGttggtttgttttttgttgGGATGATGTTTTGGGCTGGTTGGTTCGTTGGGACCCTGATGCTTACGCTTCTTGAGATTGGGGATTTGCTACCCTATTTCAGTTTATAactaattgaatatttggttCACTAAAAACATCTTGCCCAACAGAGAGATTACAAGTCAGAGGAGAGACCCTGGCTTGGCGGTTGGGGGGTCTCGAGATTTGCTATCTTCTTCTTTGTTGTTGCTTTGAGTTGTTTTCTTGAATTAAGATTTCAGTGCAGACTTACCTTTCTGACTTATTTCTTCTATTCCGTTCACTGAATTCCTAGATGTAGTAATTGTTCGCACAAAATGTGTGTTATTTTCAGCCAGACAAAGGCAAAGCTAAAACGATATCGTTCAACTGCTGTGAGTGAAATCTGTCGACAGGCAGtgaaatttttgatgaacTCGGTGGCAGGAGTTACAGTTGATCGATGATATTGTAATCGGGTACCCAGACACGAACCCCGTTCACGCTTGCCCTGATTACAGGATCTTGTAACTAACCTGTCTGTAGGATAATAAGCCACCTACTCTCCTTTCAGTATGTCAGGCAACGCTGACTACGATCAGCTTAACCTGTCCTAATCAGTTTAAACTGAATTGAATCTAATAGGACTAGATTAGTAAAAGATTTGGATCATTAGTAAGAAGGATATAAATATAGCAGCACTGCGCATTGTAAATCAGTTGATCTGCAGCTTAGAGAGAGGTCGGTAGTTAGTGTATCAGTTATAACCTTTCTTAGGAGAGTGCATGTGACTAAGTGCTAGCCTACTGTTCATCCTACAATTgtttaatgttaatttttattttttccaggtttaaaactttcaaaatatCGAAACTGAAAATGGATCCAGAATATGAACGACGACTTCTCAGACAACAGAACGGTCAATCGCCCTTCAGTTCCGTAAGTATTATTGGATAGTCTATCTATTGATAGAAGACATTCATACAGCTTCAATGCTGTGATTCTAGAGCGGCTGCATTCATTCTTCAGTGTCACATTGTCAATGCTGAAGTTTGTTTGGTTCTTctcaaaaacatttcaaatcaattttggAGCTATCTGATTATAGCAATTGATCGATAGGTAATTGCCATTGAAGATAGCTGCATACAGTACTGAGTAGGGACTGAGGTTGTTGTCCCTCAAAAGCCCTTTGTCGGGGACAATGACgagattttggttttagatCAATAAAAATCGCAGTTAAgacaatttgaaattgataacaTTGGTTAATATCTGAATTATTGTTACAGCCCATGCAAGTTAGTCCTGCTTCATCACCCGGTAAAGACAAATATGGCGACAGATTCATTCCAAGTCGAGCCGGTGCAAACTggaaaatacatttcaatatGCCACAGGTTTGTACCTCATTCTAATTATGTTGTACggataaatgatttttttataaCTGATTAGATAAGTTAGAATTCGTTTGTGTTATTTAACTGCAGGATAATGTAAATTCGCTGTCACCAACAATGACACGAAAAGCTAAGGATATCAATACGGATTCAAACAAAGATGGTTTAGCTTATAATTGTTTGTTAAAGAATGAATTACTTGGAGCTGGGATTGAAGATCTAAAGGTATTTGTCAATGACCTATGACATATTGAAATGATGTCTATTTGCTgcggtattttgaattttattgttTCTGTTTGTAAAGGATCAACAGCCCGATGATAGAAGAATACTCGTGCCAaaagaaagtaaaaatatgttCACCGTAAGTAAATAATTGTggtttttatgttttaaacAATGAGATGTATAACGCGGACACATGTTAAATGTTTTAATACTATTTTTCAGTATCGTGTGCCAAGACGAAGTCCGGATGCCGCAGATTCCTCGCCATATTCATTGTCTCCAGTTGGAAGTAAAAGTCAAAAACTTCTCCGTTCGCCGCGTAAGGTAAATAATAGTTAGATTGATTTTTGAACAActgctgaaaatgattttttgaaatgttttctttaCGTTTATTTGATTAATGCGTTTATTCTCATCCAGGCTGTCCGAAAAATCTCAAAGATTCCATTTAAAGTGCTAGATGCTCCCGAGTTACAAGatgatttctatttgaatcttgTTGATTGGTCGTCCACGAATGTGCTCAGTGTTGGTTTAGGAACGTGTGTTTATTTATGGAGTGCTTGTACTAGTCAGGTAGGCATTTATCCCTAGTTTTTATGCCGTTCACCAATGATTATGTCAGGCGTTCCAGTTATTGCtatttcgatgttttatttcaggttACGCGATTGTGTGATCTATCAGTAGATGGAGATTCTGTAACATCTGTATCCTGGTCTGAAAGGGTATGTCTCCCGTTTTACATCGTTTTTCTCGCGACAAAACTTCGTGATTTCAAAGTTCTTCATCTTTTTATCACGGTATTCTTTATTGTAATTCAGGGTAATTTAGTCGCAGTTGGAACTCACAAAGGTGATGTTCAGATCTGGGACGTTGCTGCCTCAAAACGTATTTCACTTCTGGAAGGACATTCTGCTCGAGTTGGTAAgttaaatgataatgatatcaaTCGATATttattaagaacaagaatccTATGAAATACAGTTTTAATGCACTCATTCTTGTCGGTATTGTTAATTACCCCTTGCCGGTATCACTGATTCAGTCATATATCCCTGGGGAGATGTAATGCCAGAGCTCCTGATTAGTCTAGGTTAGGTACCCTTTCGGTCCTGGGTCgaggagagaggcaatgaggatattAAAGCGTCTTGTCCGTCGGGA is a window of Tubulanus polymorphus chromosome 2, tnTubPoly1.2, whole genome shotgun sequence DNA encoding:
- the LOC141898519 gene encoding cilia- and flagella-associated protein 144-like; protein product: MAAKEKDPLNFVHQNAILCETIDKETKHQKIYTNYSINPFGKMHTITGKPNSKHDSEEGEEDDHFLKVIRRARQEPVKKFTMPQTEAQVCGWISTPLLPVDRSDRRLYFHRHNTQITKFMSEAWKYKEQTENLN
- the LOC141898520 gene encoding fizzy-related protein homolog, with the translated sequence MDPEYERRLLRQQNGQSPFSSPMQVSPASSPGKDKYGDRFIPSRAGANWKIHFNMPQDNVNSLSPTMTRKAKDINTDSNKDGLAYNCLLKNELLGAGIEDLKDQQPDDRRILVPKESKNMFTYRVPRRSPDAADSSPYSLSPVGSKSQKLLRSPRKAVRKISKIPFKVLDAPELQDDFYLNLVDWSSTNVLSVGLGTCVYLWSACTSQVTRLCDLSVDGDSVTSVSWSERGNLVAVGTHKGDVQIWDVAASKRISLLEGHSARVGALAWNADILSSGSRDRLILQRDIRSPSIVPERKLTGHRQEVCGLKWSPDHQHLASGGNDNKLFVWNMTSLSPVQTYTEHLAAVKAIAWSPHQHGLLASGGGTADRCIRFWNTLTGQPLQCVDTGSQVCNLAWSKHANELVSTHGYSQNQILVWKYPSLVQIAKLTGHSYRVLYLAMSPDGEAIVTGAGDETLRFWNVFSKTRSTKESKSVLNLFTRIR